The genomic window TTCTTAAGCTTGTTCCAAATGTTGAGGTAACTGCTTGAAATGCATTCTGACAGTTGATGTGCCATTTTGAAGTAATTTCATGTGTCTTTTCATTAATCGTGTTTCTAATTATAGTACATGATTCATTTTTGGTCCCTACTTATCATCTAATCCCTCTTGCAAATTGTAGCATTTTTGCACAACACTGCgatgtttaaaattttgggCTAAAAGGCGTGGTGTTTATTCCAATGTAAGTGGGCTCTTTAATCAGTGTGATTTTTGTCTCAGAATTGGTATTTCATTGAATTATTGTGAATATTCTCTTTAACTTCTGTATGACATGTTCAGGTTACAGGATTTCTTGGTGGTGTGAACTGGGCTCTTCTTGTGGCTCGGGTGTGCCAGCTTTATCCTAATGCGGTACCTAGTATGCTGGTTTCCAGATTTTTCAGGGTTTACACTCAGTGGCGCTGGCCGAACCCCGTGATGCTATGTGCAATAGAAGAAGATGAACTTGGTTTCTCTGTCTGGGATCCCCGCAAAAATCCTCGAGATCGAACTCATCACATGCCAATCATAACACCTGCTTATCCTTGCATGAACTCGAGTTATAATGTGTCAATAAGTACACTTCGGGTTATGATGGAGCAATTTCAATATGGGAATAAGATCTGCGAGGTAAGAAATTGGAGTGTTTAATTTCTTTGAGCCCTGTACAATGCACTACTGATGACCTACTCCATGTCTCCTCCCTTCAGGGGATAGAGCTGAGTAATGCTCAGTGGGGTGCTCTGTTTGAGCCTTACCTGTTCTTTGAAAGCTACAAGAACTATCTGCAAGTTGACATAGTTGCAGTTGACATTGATGACTTGCGTGCTTGGAAGGGTTGGGTGGAATCCAGGCTGAGGCAGTTGACTCTGATGGTAATATCTTTGCTTTTGGCCTATTTATGGAGCAGAGAAGACTTTGGTCAACTTCAATTTAAAACTATATTTATACTTTaggttttttatttctatttttatctttaataagaaaattttcttacaaGTGCTTATCAATTCAAATGCACAGATAGAGAGGGACACCTTTGGAAAGTTACAGTGCCATCCTTATCCACATGAGTATGTTGATACATCCAAACAGTGTTCCCATTGTGCCTTTTTTATGGGTTTGCAAAGAAAACAGGGGGAAATAATCCAGGAAGGTCAGCAGTTTGATATACGGGGAACAGTTGATGAATTCAGACACTCAATTAATATGTACATGTTTTGGAAACCGGGAATGGAGATCTATGTTTCACATGTTCGTAGAAAGCAGATTCCATCTTATGTATTTCCAGAAGGTTACAAAAGATCCCGTCCACAAAGGCCTGTTAACCAGCAGCAGGGTGATGAAGCATGTAGGACTGGATCCAGTGAGAAACATatgaagaggaagaaagatCCTGAGGAAGTAGATGTGGAGCAAGATAAAGCAGCAAAACGGCTAACCATTAGTCCACAGAGGCAGGACTCGGTTTCTCCTGAAATTATTAGTCACAGGTTCAGTAGTTCATCACAGGAATGTTCAGCGTCAGGTTCTGCAAAAGCAAAAGAGATTGTTGAAGGGGACAGAAAATGCCAGGTGGGTATGGGCAAACTGGAAGATTTGGTGTCAACTAATGTAGAGAATATCGAGATGGGAGCCATTGGGAGAGGGATGAGGTGGATGAAGGCTGATGAGAAGGGCAATATAGAGCCAGATAAATCAGACAAGCCGATACCTTGCACAGGAAATGCCGAGGCTGGAAGTGTCTCTAATTCTAGTGTTGTCACTAGCATTACAAGTGAGGTCAGTTCTTCTGGGGATGTTGGATTTGAATCAGTAGGAGGCAGTAGTGATGGGAACACTGGCAGTGTTGAAGGGAGCAATATCCTTGGTATTTCACAGGGTGATTCATGCGAGGCAGATTCTGAATTGCTTCTGGAGAATGGGTGCGTGAATGCCAAGGAAGGATTTCAAGATGGATTACATGAAGAGTTAGAGGTTTTGGATTTAAGTTCATTgtccctttattttttcttgttttgcttttgctttCTGCCTTGATTTCTTTTCTGATTTctgttcttttaatattttacacGATTCCAAAAGGTGATTTCTCATTCCCCTTCAGTCCAACTCATAGTTTGTCAATATAATGGGTGCAGAAGAGCAGGGAAATGGATTCCAGATGTTCTGATTTCAACTATATCATTTTCCTCCACCTCTTCTCTGCACTCTCGAAAGTTGGACAGTAGAGAATTGGAACACCTATTCATTATCTGAGATATGAAATACAAAATCAACCAATTTCATGATCTTCTGATGTTgcttaaatttttatgaaacGCCTAATCTTTTAATTTTGGCCTTTCTTGCCTTTGTGTTGTGAAGCCAAATGCTGCCCTTGGGATCGTGTTGAAATCTAGAGGTGGAGTTGACTCGGAGCCTGTGCCAAAATCAGTGTTGAGGCAAGTGTTTTGAAATTCTAAATAGTATTCTCTTGTTTTCTAGTACTATGTTTTGTCTTTATACTGCTCCTTTTTTGGTGGTTTCGTTTCTCTCTATAGCAGGTTGAGTCTAACATCAACAGCGTGAAAGACCAGAATTCAACTGGAACCAAGAAATCTAGGCTGTGAAACACCGTGATGGCTCAGAAGAGAGACAGAAAGCCAGCAGTTCTGGTAAGTGACATGTCAATTGCTggctttcatttctttcttttttttcaggCAGGCTCTCGAATGCTATATTTGCggtttttgggaaccaaacaaagaaaaacaacaaacaatATTGATATGAAGAGCAGAGGGTGCAGCTTTGCTACTTTCCTGTACAGTTTTAGTTTATGAATCAAGCTGTGCTGCATAAGAGATTGAGCTCCCACATGGCTCATGAAAAGGGGGTAATGTGGTTGATGCTCATCATGTTTAGCAGGCAGCAACTAGGGTTGTAGTTATTTTCGCTTTCTATGCGGGTGTGGGAAAGTGTCCAAGTGTGCCTTCTTTGTGAAAATGGTTGGGATAATGTTTATGTTAAGGTTACAGACTCTAAAAGAGGGGGAGAATGCGAAGGGAGGTGTGGTTATTGGGGGTGTGCCTGCCCTCTCACATTTCAGTACACTCGATTGATGCCTTTGTAATCAACACCTTTACTTAATATATATCAACCCTCTTCGTTCTCTGTGTACTGAagtatttttttgtattatattttattttggccACGAGCTTGATATTTTGAGTTTTGATTGGGCGACGCAACCACAACCATCTATTCACCGACCTTCCTGGTTGGGAATGAAGAGTTGTCAGAAGGGGGTGGACGTTCCTTTGCCTTGGAGATGAATGTTGTTTTGTATTTGGTGTGCCTACGGATAGGGCACCCTATACCCGTTGGGCTCTCCGAATACCCAAATTGCCGGAAATTTCTTGACGACAGCGGGTGGTTGAATGCTTTTCCTCTCCCTAGGGCCATTTCTTTACAATACTGCTGAGAGTCGAAACAACCATGTCAGTCAGTTGTAACTTTTAAAGGCTCATTCCATAGTGTTTTCGAAAAAATAAGGGCCCGTTTCAAAATacagtttttaattttttttttttataaataaatgtgtttgaaaagatattttaaaaaatagtttttcaatattaaaaacaaaaaaatttgtttaataaaagaTTTTGTATTGTTTAAATCAatgtcttacttttattttataaaaagtttgtaaatttaatttataataatataaaattttaaaatttttttttggttaaaaatgaataatccTAATTATCAatgctattttatttaaaataaataatgaataaaattttactttttaatatataaatgagcctaagttttttattacatatgCACATATTTAGTACTCAATtttgaacataatattttaaagtattttaatttagtCTAAAACTAAttgaattagtttttttaatgcaaattattcttaaaaattaaagaatttattaaacaattttaattattaattatatcttacttaatttataatttatttacctagtgataattttttaaaaaaaaaatatatagttgttTGTATGGGATAATTACTCATGATATATCAATTTtcct from Vitis vinifera cultivar Pinot Noir 40024 chromosome 9, ASM3070453v1 includes these protein-coding regions:
- the LOC100263460 gene encoding nuclear poly(A) polymerase 4 isoform X1; amino-acid sequence: MVSSKGLGDSPPRQSVKQYGVTKPISVAGPTEVDIQRSLELEKFLVDAGLYESKEEAIKRAEVLDRLGQIVKDWVKQLTRLRGYTDQMVEDANAVLFTFGSYRLGVHGPGTDIDTLCIGPSYVSREEDFFFILHNILADMEEVTELQPVPDAHVPVMKFKFDGISIDLLYASISLLVVPEDLDISDLSVLYNIDEPTVRSLNGCRVADQILKLVPNVEHFCTTLRCLKFWAKRRGVYSNVTGFLGGVNWALLVARVCQLYPNAVPSMLVSRFFRVYTQWRWPNPVMLCAIEEDELGFSVWDPRKNPRDRTHHMPIITPAYPCMNSSYNVSISTLRVMMEQFQYGNKICEGIELSNAQWGALFEPYLFFESYKNYLQVDIVAVDIDDLRAWKGWVESRLRQLTLMIERDTFGKLQCHPYPHEYVDTSKQCSHCAFFMGLQRKQGEIIQEGQQFDIRGTVDEFRHSINMYMFWKPGMEIYVSHVRRKQIPSYVFPEGYKRSRPQRPVNQQQGDEACRTGSSEKHMKRKKDPEEVDVEQDKAAKRLTISPQRQDSVSPEIISHRFSSSSQECSASGSAKAKEIVEGDRKCQVGMGKLEDLVSTNVENIEMGAIGRGMRWMKADEKGNIEPDKSDKPIPCTGNAEAGSVSNSSVVTSITSEVSSSGDVGFESVGGSSDGNTGSVEGSNILGISQGDSCEADSELLLENGCVNAKEGFQDGLHEELEPNAALGIVLKSRGGVDSEPVPKSVLSRLSLTSTA
- the LOC100263460 gene encoding nuclear poly(A) polymerase 4 isoform X2, with amino-acid sequence MVSSKGLGDSPPRQSVKQYGVTKPISVAGPTEVDIQRSLELEKFLVDAGLYESKEEAIKRAEVLDRLGQIVKDWVKQLTRLRGYTDQMVEDANAVLFTFGSYRLGVHGPGTDIDTLCIGPSYVSREEDFFFILHNILADMEEVTELQPVPDAHVPVMKFKFDGISIDLLYASISLLVVPEDLDISDLSVLYNIDEPTVRSLNGCRVADQILKLVPNVEHFCTTLRCLKFWAKRRGVYSNVTGFLGGVNWALLVARVCQLYPNAVPSMLVSRFFRVYTQWRWPNPVMLCAIEEDELGFSVWDPRKNPRDRTHHMPIITPAYPCMNSSYNVSISTLRVMMEQFQYGNKICEGIELSNAQWGALFEPYLFFESYKNYLQVDIVAVDIDDLRAWKGWVESRLRQLTLMIERDTFGKLQCHPYPHEYVDTSKQCSHCAFFMGLQRKQGEIIQEGQQFDIRGTVDEFRHSINMYMFWKPGMEIYVSHVRRKQIPSYVFPEGYKRSRPQRPVNQQQGDEACRTGSSEKHMKRKKDPEEVDVEQDKAAKRLTISPQRQDSVSPEIISHRFSSSSQECSASGSAKAKEIVEGDRKCQVGMGKLEDLVSTNVENIEMGAIGRGMRWMKADEKGNIEPDKSDKPIPCTGNAEAGSVSNSSVVTSITSEVSSSGDVGFESVGGSSDGNTGSVEGSNILGISQGDSCEADSELLLENGCVNAKEGFQDGLHEELEPNAALGIVLKSRGGVDSEPVPKSVLRLSLTSTA